The Sulfuricystis thermophila genome segment CGCTGGTGAATTCCTTCGTTAGCCCCTGCTGCTGATAGGACCAGCAGGTGTCGAACAGGAGCTCCATCGCCTGTCGCGTCATGCGGTGCTGGGCGTCGTCCTTGCGGTTCTTGTTGCCACGGCCAGCGTAGTTGAGGTGCGAGAAGTAGAAGCGGTCGACGCCCTCGTCCTCGATGAGCTGGAGCAGGCCGGGCAGATCGGCGAAGTTGTCCTGGGTGAGCGTGAAGCGCACGCCGATCTTGAGACCGGCATCGCGACACAGACGGATCGCCGCGAGCGATTGGTCGAACGCGCCGGCCAGGCGACGGAAGCGATCGTGCGTTTCACCGAGGCCGTCGAGGCTGATGCCGACATAATCGAAGCCGACCGGCACGATTTTCTCCATCATCTTCGCATCGATCAGCGTGCCGTTCGAGGACAGCGCGGTGAAGAAACCGAGCGCCTTGCACTGCTGGGCGATGGTGAAGAAATCGGGGCGCAGCAGCGGTTCGCCGCCGGAGAGGATCAAGGCCGGCACCTTGAACGCCTTGAGGTCTTCGAGGACGCGCAACACCTCGTCGGTCGTCAGCTCGCCGGCGAAATCCTTGTCGGCGGAAATCGAGTAGCAATGCTTGCAGGTGAGATTGCAGCGCCGGATCAGGTTCCAGATCACCACCGGGCCCGGCGGCTGACGCAGCGGGCCGAGCGGTGTCGGCGCAGCGATTTCCTGCATGAACTGGGAGATGCGGAACATGCGCCCATTGAAGCGTAAACCGCCGGTGGCGCACGTTGATGGCGGTCAATTCTTGCGCGATTCGGCTTTGCGCCTCGAAACCCCTGCGAAACGCCGCGAGCGGGATGATAGCTCGGCGCCCGGAGCGCAGCGACCGAGACATATCAGCGAGATAGGCGAGGGAGTGAGCACCGCGCAACGCAGCAGACCGCCCGCGCAGCCAGTTTCGCAGGGGTTTCGCCTCATCTCACTCCCAGCCAGTAGGCGATCAGGATCACCGCCAACACCGCCAGCAGCCAGCCGAGCACGAGGCCGCGCCACAGCAGCCGCACCCGGCGCAGGGCCATGAAGTCCTGGATGATCATCCAGCCCTTGATCGCGGCGATGACGAGGATGGCGCTCACCGCGAGAGGGCCGGCATGGCCGGTCTTGCCGATCAGCCAGGTGAGCACGGTGGCGACCAGCAGCGCCACCCAGAGGACGTTCAGCAGATGGGTATTCATCGCATCACATAGACGAGCGGAAACAGCACGATCCAGACCAGATCGACCATGTGCCAGTAGGAGGCGCCGGTTTCCATCCCGTGGTGATCGTGCGCCGAGTAGCCGCCACGGCGGGTCTTGTTCCAGACGAACAGCAGGATCACCATGCCCAGCACGACATGCAGCGCGTGGAACATGGTGAGCGAAATGTAAAAGGTGTAGAAGAGATTGGTTTCCAGGGTGACGCCGGCGGCGAACTTGGCTCCGTATTCGAAATACTTGACGATCAGGAAGCCCACGCCGCTCATGATCGCCATCAAGAGCCAGTTCGCGCTGGCGCGGACGTGATTCGCCTTGATCGCCGCCACCGCACGGGCCACGCCCCAGCTGCCGGTGATCAACAACAGCGTGTTGATCATGCCGGCCGTGCTGTCGAGCGTTTTCTGCATCTCGTTGAACAGCTCGAGGTGCGTCAGGCGCGTGAAGGCATAGGCGGCGAACAGCGCGAAGAAGGCGGCGAGCTCGGCGAGGATGAACACCCAGATCGCGAGATCGCCGGGTGGATAGGGACGCAGCGCATGCCCGTGGTGGCGGGGATTCATGTCTTGAGATACGGAGAGGGAAAACGGAAAGCCGGCGCAAGCTTCAGTGCCGGCTTTCCAGGAGGAGGAGAACGTGGGCAAAGCGCCTTTGCATGCCGACCGCAACCACGCGTTCAAACCGCGGGTGGCTGGGTCGGCGATACGGCGTCAGGCGGCGGCCTTCTCTTCGCCCGGGATGAAGAAGCTCCAGATATAGACCAGGAGGCCGATCAGGAAGATCACGCCGGACCACTCACGCATCCAGTAGAACAGGCTGACCTGCTCCTGCGCCACCATGAAGGGCAGCGGATTCTCGGAGACGCGCTGCAGCCACACTTGCAGGATGCCGGCGGCGGTGAGGAACAGCGTGATGAAGACGATCGACACCGTCATCAGCCAGAAGCCCCACATTTCCGCCACTTGCGACTTGTTCGAGTTGGCGGCGCGGCCGCGCAGAATCGGCATCGCATAGCTGATCAGCGTCAGGTTGACCATCACATAGGCGCCGTAGAAAGCCATGTGGCCATGCGCCGCGGTGATCTGCGTGCCGTGCGTGTAGAAGTTCACCGGCGACAGGGTGTGCAGGAAGCCCCACACGCCGGCGCCGAGGAAGGCCATCACGCCGGTGCCGAGCGCCCACAGCGTCGCCGCCTTGTTCGGATGCTCGCGACGACGGCGGTTGACCATGTTGAAGGCGAACAGGGTCATCGCGAAGAACGGGATCGGTTCCAGCGCCGAGAAGATCGAGCCGATCAGCTGCCAGTATTCCGGCGTGCCGATCCAGTAGTAGTGGTGGCCGGTGCCGAGGATGCCGGTGACCAGCGTCAGCGTGATGATCACGTACAGCCACTTCTCGATCACTTCACGGTCGACACCCGTCACCTTGATCAGCACGAAGGCGAGGATCGAGCCGAGGATCAGTTCCCAGACGCCTTCCACCCACAGGTGCACCACCCACCACCAGTAGAACTTGTCGCGCACGACGTTGTGGGGGTTGACGAACGAGAACAGGAACAGCACCGCCAGACCCCACAGGCCGATCAGTAGCACCGTGTTGATCGCCGTCTTCCTGCCTTTCAGCACCGTCAGCGTGACGTTGAACAGGAAGGCCAGCGCGACGACGACGATGCCCAGCTTGGTGATCAGCGGCTGTTCGAGGAACTCGCGGCCCATCGTCGGCAACAGGTCATTGCCGGTCATCGCCGCCAGCCGCACGTAGGGCACGGTGAGATAGCCGACCACGGTGAGGCCCGCGGCGACGAGGAAGATCCAGAACATCGCCAGCGCGAGTTTCGGGCTCGCAAGCTCGGTTTCGGCCTCTTCCGGGATCAGGTAGTAGGTCGCCCCCATGAAGCCCATCAACAGCCAGACGATCAGCGCGTTGGTATGCACCATGCGCGCGACGTTGAACGGGATGTAAGGAAACAGGAAGTCGCCCCAGACGTACTGCAGGCCCATGATCAGGCCGAACAGGATCTGCGCGACGAACAGCGCGATGGCCGCGATGAAATACGGCTTCGCGACGGCTTGCGATTTGTATTGCATATTCGGTCTCCTGGTCGTTAGCCGGTCAGCCCTGGATGTTGGGCGGCCACTTGGCGGTGTTGATCTCGGACACGTACTTCAGGAACGCGGCGATCTCGTCGAGCTGCTGATCCGTGAAGTTGAACTGCGGCATGCTGCGCCGACCGGGAATGCCTGTGGGCGGACGGCTCTTGATGAATGCCTTGACCGCCTCCTCGCTGCCGAGGCGTTTGACGACGTTGCCCAGCTCGGGCGCGAAGTAGGCGCCTTCGCCGAGCAGGGTGTGGCAGCCGATGCAGTTGTTGGTCTCCCAGATCTTCTTGCCGGCGATGACCTTGGGATCGGTAAGCATCTCGCGCTTGTCGCGCTGCGGAATACTCTGTTCGGTCTGATAGGTCAGCGCCAGGAACACCAGCAGGAAGAACAGCGTCCCGCCGTAGAAGATGTTCCGGGCAGTCGAGGTAGTGAATGCTTCGCTCATATGGGCCCCCTTGTGATTTGTCGCCACCAACCGTGGCGGCGTCACTTTAGGGGGCCGCGCAGTAAAGTTCCTTGATGCGGGTCAAGTCTAACAGGTCGTTGAAAAACTACTGCGGTAGGCCATCTGCGGCGTTGCGCGGTGCTCGCTCCCTCGCCTATCTATTTGATATGTCTCGGTCGCTGCGCTCCGTGCGCCTTGCATCTGGCCATCCTCGCTACGTTTTTCAACAGCCTGTTAAGGAAACACTGAATAAGCCTGCTGCGCGACCGGATGGCTGTGTTGCGCGGTGTTGGCTTCGGCCGCCCCCAAGATGGCAAGCGCAGCAGAATTTTTCACGAGCTCAGAGCCTTGCTTCGACCCACTGCTTGACGCTTGCCAGCGCCGCCGGCAGGTTTTCCGGCTGCGTGCCGCCGGCCTGCGCCATGTCGGGCCGGCCGCCGCCCTTGCCGCCGACCTGCTGCGCCACCGCATTGACGAGCTCACCGGCTTTCAGCTTCGCCGTGAGATCGTTCGTGACACCGGCGATCAGGCTCACCTTGCGATCGAGAACCGAGGCCAGCACGATGACGGCGGACTTGAGCTTGTCTTTGAGCTTGTCCATCGTCTCGCGCAAGGTCGGCACATCGGCGCCGTCGAGCGTCGCGGCGAGCACCTTGATGCCCTTGACATCGACGGCCTGATCGGCGAGCTCCTCGCCTTGCAATGTCGCCAGTTTCGCTTTCAGTCGCGCCAGCTCTTTTTCCGTCGCGCGTAACTGCTCGATGGTTTGATGCACCTTCTGCGCCACTTCCTGCGGCTGAGCCTTCAAAGCGGCCATGACCTCGTCGAGCGTGGCCTGTTGCGCCTCGACCCAGGCGAGCGCGACATCGCCGCACACCGCCTCGATACGGCGGATGCCCGCGGCCACCCCGCCCTCGCTGACGATCTTGAACAGACCGATATCGCCGGTGCGGGAAACGTGGGTGCCGCCACAAAGCTCCTTCGACGAACCGATCGTCAGCACGCGCACTTCGTCGCCGTATTTCTCGCCGAACAGCATCATCGCGCCGCTCATTTGCGCTTCCGCCAAGGGCATCACGCGCGCTTCGGTCGCCGCATTGGCGAGAATCTCGGCATTGACGAGCGCTTCCACCTTGCGGAGTTCATCGCTCGTCATGGGCGCGTTGTGCGCGAAGTCGAAGCGCGTCTTGTCCGCGTCGACCAAGGAACCCTTCTGCTGCACGTGGGGCCCCAGCACCTCGCGCAAGGCCTTGTGCATGAGATGCGTGGCCGAATGGTGGCGCATCGTGCGGGCGCGCGCCTGAATATCGACTTTCGCCGTCACGCCATTGCCGACGGTGAGCTTGCCGGTCTTGACGATGCCATGATGACCGAAGACGCTGGCCTGGATCTTCTGCGTGTCTTCGACGGCGAAGATGCCATGCACCGACATGAGCACACCGCGATCGCCGACCTGGCCGCCGGATTCGGCATAGAACGGCGTTTCATCGAGCACCACCACGCCCTGCTCGCCCTCATCGAGCTCATTGACCGGCACGCCTTCCTTGTAGAGCGCGATGATGTTGCCTTTCGCTTCGAGCGTTTCATAACCGCGGAAGTGCGTCGCCGGCCCGTCGTAGTCGAGCTGGGCGGCCATCTTGAACTTGCCGGCCGCGCGGGCCTGTTCCTTCTGCTGCGCCATCGCGGCGTCGAAGGCGGCGGCATCGACCGTCACGCCATGCTCGCGGCAGATGTCGGCAGTGAGATCCAGCGGGAAGCCATAGGTGTCATGCAGCTTGAAGGCCGTCGAACCATCGAACACCTTGGCGCCCTGCTGTTTCATCGCCTCGAGCTGGTTTTCTACGATCGCCATGCCGTGCTCGATGGTGGCGAAGAAGCGCTCCTCTTCGAGCTTGAGCATCTCCATCACCTTCGCCTGCGCTGCCGCGAGTTCCGGATAGGCCGCACCCATTTCGGCCACCAGGTCGGGCACCAGACGGTGGAAGAAGGGCTCGCGCGCGCCGAGCTTCCAGCCATGGCGGATGGCGCGGCGGATGATGCGCCGCAGGACGAAGCCGCGGCCCTCGTTGCCGGGAATCACGCCGTCGGCCAACAGGAAGCTCGATGCGCGGATGTGATCGGCCAGGACGCGCAACGAGGGCTGATCGAGGTTCGTCTGCCCCGTCTCGCGCGCCGCGGCCTTGACCAGCGCCTGCATCAGATCGATGTCGTAATTGCTGTGCACGCCCTGCAGCACCGCGGCGATGCGCTCGAGGCCCATGCCGGTGTCGACCGAAGGCTTGGGCAGCGGGTGCATCACGCCCTGCTCGTCGCGGTTGAACTGCATGAAGACCAGGTTCCAGATCTCGATGTAGCGGTCGCCGTCTTCCTCCGGCGAACCGGGCGGGCCGCCGGGAATGCCGGGGCCGTGGTCGTAGAAGATCTCGGTGCAGGGGCCGCAGGGACCGGTATCGCCCATCATCCAGAAGTTGTCGGACAGATAACGGCCACCCTTGTTGTCACCGATGCGCACCGCGCGCTCGACCGGCACGCCGACTTCCTTGGTCCAGATGTCATAGGCCTCGTCGTCCTCGGCATAGACGGTGACCCACAGCTTCTCGGCCGGCAGTTTGTAAACCTCGGTCAACAGCTCCCAGGCGTATTGGATCGCGTCGCGCTTGAAGTAATCGCCAAAGCTGAAGTTGCCGAGCATCTCGAAGAAGGTGTGATGCCGCGCGGTGTAGCCGACGTTCTCGAGGTCGTTGTGCTTGCCGCCGGCGCGCACACACTTCTGTGCGGTGGTGGCGCGTGAGTAGGGGCGCTTGTCGAAACCGAGGAAGACATCCTTGAACTGGTTCATGCCGGCGTTGGTAAACAGCAGCGTCGGGTCGTCGAACGGCACCAGCGACGACGACGGCACGATGGTGTGGCCCTTGGACTCGAAGAACTTGAGGAACTTTTCGCGGATTTCTGCGCTTTTCATGGCCTTGCCCGGAAGTGCTTGACGAAGCGCAGGATTCTACGCGAAGCCGGCAACAAAAAGCCCGCCGGCGGCGGGCTGCGACGACTCGGCAGGCACGGGCTCAGCGATGCTGACGGTCATGCTTCTGGCGATAGATACGGCGGCTCTCGACGTTCTGGGCATGCTGGATGCGGGCGCGCTCGCGGGCGGTGACCACGCCGTCGGCTTTGGCGCGGTTCTCCATCGCATCGATGCGATCCTGGCCGCGCTCGAGGCGGGCGGCTTCGCGCGCGGTCAATTGCCCGGAAGCGATGCCCTGATCGATACGCCGCTCCTGGTTCATCTGGCGCTGGTCGATGCCCGGCGTGGCGGTCTGGGCAAAAGCGGGAAAGGTGATCGAAGCGATGACGACGGCGGCAAGCAGGCGGGTTTTCATGGATTTCTCTCCTTTGATGACATGGGACATCCCACGCCGCGCATTACCGCAGAAAGTTGTAAGTGCGTCATGGCGCGATTGCAAGCAATTGTTTCAACGCTCGGCCTACCACAGGTCGGGCCGGTCGGTGAAGATCGCCGCGGCGCCCAGCGTGAACAGGCGCTCGGCCGTCGCCCGATCATTCACCGTCCACGCCGCCCAGGGAATGCCCGCGCTGGCCAGGTCATGTGCCGTCGCCTCGTCCGCATGGACCGCATTCAGATGCACGGCAACGGCGCCCAGACGCGAAAGGCGCGCCTGCCAGTCCTCGGGCAGCCGATCGCACAAGAGCGCGAAGGCCGCTTCCGGCAATTCGTGCCGTGCCGCCAGCGCCGACTTTTCGCTGAACGAGGAGATCACGCCCTGGCCATGCCAGTGGCGCGCCAGCCAGCGGCCGACGACCGCGCCCGTCTCCTCCTCGTGACCGGCCGCGGGTTTCAACTCGACGTTCGCCCACAGACCGAGCCGCTCACACATGCCGATCGCCTCAGCGAGCGTCGGCACGCGCGGATCGCAGGCGCGGATCTCGGCCAGTGTCAGGGCGGCCACCGCGCCTTTGCAGTGCGTGGTGCGCTCGAGCGTCTCGTCGTGCATCAGGATCGGCACGCCATCACGGGTGAGCATCACGTCGAACTCGACGGCGCGGCAGCCGGCCCGTTTCGCCGCCAGCAGGCCGGCAATGGAGTTCTCCATCGCCAGATGCCCGCCGCAGCGATGCGCGATGATTCGCGGATAGCGGATCACGGCTTCGCCGCCGGGGCGAAGAGTGGCTGAGCACGCGCCACCGCCGCATCGAGCGCGGCTTTCGGCGGCTTTTGGTTACCCCAGACGAATTCGACCTCTTCGTCGAGAATGGCGCGGATGCGGCTCTTGCCGAAGCCGTTCTTGGTGCGCGCCGCGTCACGCTTCGGCATCGACAGCCGGGCATCGGCCTGGGCGAGGATCGCCGGATCGACGCCGGATTCGCGCAGCGCCTGCATGGCGGCCGGGGTCATCGGCAAAAAGCCGGTGGCGCGCACCCAGTCGCGCTGCACGTCGGGACGCATCAGGAAGGCGATGAAGCGCGCAATGACCTGCTGCTCCGGCTTCTTGTCCGCCGCCAGCACCCACAACGAGGCGCCGTCGGGCAGCACCTGTTTGGGCTTCGCGCCATAGACGTCGTCGTAATGGGGCAGCGCGGCGACGCCGAGCGGAAATTCCGGCTGCTGCCGTTTGAGTAGTGCATAGAGGGAGGACTCGCCGGTGAGCATCGCGCATTCGCCTTTGGCGAAACGCTCGTCGCCTTCGCGGCCCGGACCGGAATAGACGAAATAATGGCTCTTCTGCCAGCTCGTCAACAGCGCCATGTGCTTGACATTGACCATGTTGTTGATCGCCAGCCGATCCTGCTTGCCGTCCTTCACCACCAGTGGCTCGCCATGCTGGGCGGCGACGTTCTCGACATGCACCCAGGCAAAACGCGAGCTGGTGAGCGGGCACTGCCAGCCGGCTTCGCGCAGCTTGCCGGCGGCCTCCTGCACCTCCCACCAGGTTTTCGGCGGCGTATTCGGATCGAGTCCCGCCTTGGTGAAGGCCGTCTTGTTGTAGAACAGCACCGGCAACGACAACGCGATCGGCAGGGCCTGCATGCGGCCGGCGAGGTCATCGACGGCATCGAACACCTGCGGGTAGAAAGCCTTCACATCGAAAGCCTGCTTGCCGGTGGCCATCACCTGATGGAGCGGCCGGAAGCGCGGTCGGGTGCCGAACATCGCCAGCGCATCGTCCTCGTCGAACAAGGCCAGATGCGGCAGCCGCGCGCGCTCGGCGACACCTTGCGCGTCTTCGAGCACGATGCGTCCGGCGCCGCTCTTCAGCTTCGCCTCCGCGTCGTTGAAACGCAACACCAGCGTCGCGAAGGCATCGAGCGCCGGCCCGGACAAGGCATGGCGCAAGACGATTTCCTGGGGCGGTGCCACCGGCGCGGCGGCGGGCTTCGTCTTGGGGGCAGCCTGGAGCAGGCCGGGCATGGCCAGCAGCACGCCAGCGGCGAGAGAGAGAAAACTGTGTTTCATCGTATCCAATCGAGCGAAGAAGGAAAGCGCGCAGTGTAACGCGGCGGAAGCCGCGCCTTTCCACCGTCTGTTCCGGCGACAGGACAGGGGTGGTTTTGCCGTAAACTGCATCGCATGGTCCGATCTTTCCGCGCTCTCGCCCCCATCCTGCTGGGTGCTCTGCTGCTCGCCGGCTGCGAGCAGCTCGGCTTTCCCGATCCCGCCAAGGTGGAAGCGGCGCGCGAGGCCGAAGGCCGCGCGATCGGCGGCGCCTGCCGGCACAGCGGCCGCGCGCTCGAAGACTGCTACAAGCTCAACCCGAAGGCCTCCAAGGCGGCGATCTATGCCGGCTGGCGCGACATGGATGCCTACATGCGCGAGAACAACATCGCCATCGTGCCGAGCGGCTCGAGCGCGGCTCGCAAGCCCGCCGAGGACAAACCCGAAACCGACGAGCCCGCCGCGAAGGCGAAGCCCAGCCCGGCCGCGGCGTCACCGAGCGACGCCCCAACAGCCCCAGGGCGCAGATCCTCTTGAACTGCCGTAGAATCAGCGCCGGTCCCGCCGGTTGGACCCGCATCACATCCGCATCGTCGCCCTGCCTGAACCGGCACAGTCTCCTGAGAGCTGGCGCGCGACTACAACCAACCGGAGCACCGATTTGAACCCAGATTGTCCATTGGAACACGAGCGGGTATCGATGGCGAGGGCGAGCAGGTTTGCGTCCCCGCGACGAGCCAATAACGGTGTCTATTGGCGAGGAGCGGGGGCGCGAAAATGCCGCCCGCAGCCTGATAGCCGCCGTGTAGGGCGCTGAAATGAACGTTTCGCATGCTCATGGCGCATCAGCCCGGTCTAATGGACAGTCTGGGTTGAAATTCAGCGACCTCGGGCTGGCGCCCGAAATCTTGCGGGCCGTGCAAGATGCCGGCTATCTCGAACCGACGCCGATCCAGGCGCAGGCGATTCCCGCCGTGCTGGCCGGCCATGACGTGATGGGCGGCGCGCAGACCGGCACCGGCAAGACCGCCAGCTTCACCCTGCCGCTGTTGCACAAGCTCGCCCGCCATGCCAACACCAGCCCTTCCCCCGCCCGCCATCCGGTGCGCGCACTGATCCTGACGCCGACGCGCGAACTGGCGATGCAGGTCGAGGAATCGGTCAAGACCTACGGCAAGTATCTGCCGCTACGCTCGGTGTGCATCTACGGCGGCGTAGACATGAAGGCCCAGATCACCGCGCTCAAGGAAGGGCGCGAGATCGTCGTCGCCACGCCCGGGCGGCTGCTCGATCACGTCGAGCAGAAGACGGTGAATTTCGGCGCCGTCGAATTCCTCGTGCTCGACGAAGCCGACCGCATGCTCGACATGGGCTTCATCCCGGACATCAAGCGCATCCTCGCGCTCTTGCCGACGACGCGCCAGAGCCTGCTGTTCTCGGCGACCTTCTCGGACGAGATCAAAAAGCTCGCCGACGCGATGTTGAAAAGCCCGCTGCTGATCGAGGTCGCGCGCCGCAACACGGTGTCCGAGACCATCACCCACCGCGTGCATCCGGTCGCCGCCGAGCGGAAACGTTACCTGCTCAAGCATCTGCTCGAGGACCCGGCGATGCGCCAGGTGCTGGTCTTCGTCGGCACCAAGTTCGGCGCCGCGCGACTCGCCACCTGGCTCGCACGCCAGGGCATCCAGGCCACCGCGATCCACGGCGACAAGAGCCAGCAGGAGAGGACCCGCGCGCTCGACGCCTTCAAGTCGGGTCAGGCGCGCGTGCTGGTCGCCACCGACGTCGCGGCACGCGGCCTCGACATCGACGACCTGCCGCACGTGATCAATTACGAGCTGCCGCGCGTCGCCGAAGATTACGTGCATCGCATCGGCCGCACCGGCCGGGCCGGCAAGACGGGCGAGGCGACTTCGCTGGTCGCGCCCGAGGAGATGAAGCAACTGGCCGAAATCGAAAAGCTCACGCGCTTCAAGATCGAACGCGTCGTCGTCCCGGGCTTCGAGCCCGGTGCGGCTGGCCCCGCGGCCGAACGCGAGGAACGGCCGGAACGCGCTGGCCGCGGGCACAAGCAGGACAGACGCGCCGGCCACGGGCCGAAGGCGCCGATCGACCATCTGCCCGCCCCTGCCGCGCATCTGCCGCGCGTGCCGCAGCAGCCAATGATCGCTGCCGACGGCTTCGATTTTTCCCAGCCCTACACGCCGAAGGAAGTCCCTGCCGCACCGCCGAGTGACACAAAGTCGGCGCTGGCGGAACGGCACCCGCGCAAGCCCCTGCGCCCCGTTGCCGCCCTGTTGGGCGGTTTTGCCAAGAAACCGGAGAATCCCGCATGAAACTCGTCCGCTTCGGCCCGCAGGGCCGTGAAAAACCCGGCCTGATCGACCGAGACGGCCGCCTGCGCGACCTGTCCGCCCATTGCGCCACGATCGGCTGGGAGGAACTGTCGCCCGCCGGCCTCAAGCGACTGTCCCGCATCGATCCGGCCACGCTGCCCGTCGTCAAAGGCAAACCGCGGCTGGGCGTGCCTTTCACGGGCATCAGCAAGATCGTCGGCGTCGGTCTCAACTACCGCGACCACGCCAAAGAGACCGGCGCCGCAATCCCGACCGAACCGGTGTTGTTCATGAAGGCCACCACGGCGATCAACGGCCCTTTCGATGACATCGTGCTTCCCCGCGGCTCGACGATGACCGACTGGGAAGCCGAGCTCGGCGTCGTCATCGGCAAGACGGCCCGTTACGTCGAGGAAAGCCAGGCGCTCGCCCATGTCGCCGGCTATGTCACCTTCCACGACGTTTCCGAACGCGACTTCCAGAAGAACCGCGGCGGCAGCTGGGACAAGGGCAAGGGCTGCGACAGCTTCGCGCCGATCGGCCCCTGGCTCGTCACGCGCGACGAGGTGCCGGATCCGCAACGCTTGCGCGTCTGGTGTGAAGTCAATGGCGAGCGGCGCCAGGACGGCAACACCGCCGACATGATCTTCCCGGTCGCACATCTGGTCAGCTACATCTCGCAGTTCATGACGCTCTTGCCGGGTGATGTGATCTGCACCGGCACGCCGGCCGGTGTCGGGCTGGGCATGAAGCCGCCGCGTTTCCTCAAGGCCGGCGATGTCGTCAGGATCGGCGTCGAAGGATTGGGCGAACAATGCCAGAAAGTGGTCGCTTCCTGATTTCTGCATGAGCCAGGCGATCCATGCCACCCTCGCCGCTCATCCCGACAATCCGCAGGGCTTCGTGCAGCGCGTTGGCGTCACCGTGCTGCAAAAGGACGACGGGACGCTGAAGCTCGCCTACACGATCCACTGCCCGGCGGGTCTGATGCGGGTACCGACGCGCGAGGCCCCGGCGCCCGCTGGCGCACTGTGGCAGACCACCTGCTGCGAACTTTTCGTCGCCGCCGACAGCGATTGCGCCTACCGTGAATTCAATTTCTCGCCCTCCGGTCAGTGGGCCGCGTACGATTTCGCCGCTTACCGCGAGCCGCTGAAGCCTGGCGCACCGATCCCGGCGCCGTTGCTGTGGTCGCACTACCGGGATGGCAGCCTGCGCCTCGATGCGAGTCTTTCGCCTTCGGCGCTGCCGGCCGGCAGGCATCTGCGCTGCGCGCTCGCGGTGGTCGTCGAGCGCCATGACGGCCGGCTCGGCTACTGGGCGCTGGCCCATCCTGCGGGCCCCCCCGACTTCCATCACCCCACCAGCTTCCTGCTCGCCTTCCCCCGCCCCCGATGAAATTCGGTCTCGACCGCCTGATCGAAGATGCCGCCCTACGCCGGCCGCTCGCCGGCCGTCGCGTCGCGCTGCTCGCCCACCCGGCCTCGACGACGCGCGCATTGACGCATGCGCTCGATGCCCTCGCCGCGCTGCCGGAGATTCGGCTCACTGCCGCCTTCGGCCCGCAGCATGGCCTCAGGGGCGACAAACAGGACAACATGATCGAATCGGCGGACTTCGTCGATCCGCGACACGGCATCCCGGTCTTCAGCCTCTACGGCGCGGTGCGCCGGCCGACCGCGGCGATGATGGAAAGCTTCGACGTGCTGCTCGTCGACTTGCAAGACCTCGGCTGCCGCGTCTATACCTTCGTCACCACGCTGCGTTACGTCCTCGAAGCCGCCGCGCGGCATGGCAAGGCGGTGTGGGTGCTCGACCGGCCGAATCCGGTCGGCCGTCCGATCGAGGGGCTGCTGCTTGAGCCGGGCTGGGAGAGCTTCGTCGGCGCCGGGCCGATGCCGATGCGCCACGGCCTGACGCTAGGCGAGTTGGCGCGCTGGTTCGTCGTCAGCTTGAGGCTCGATGTCGAGTGTGAGGTGATCACGATGCAGGGCTGGGACGCGGACGCCGCGCCCGGCTTCGGCTGGCCGCTTCTCGAACGCGCTTGGATCAATCCCAGCCCCAATGCGCCGAATCTCTCGATGGCGCGCTGCTACGCCGGCACCGT includes the following:
- a CDS encoding glycerophosphodiester phosphodiesterase family protein, which encodes MIRYPRIIAHRCGGHLAMENSIAGLLAAKRAGCRAVEFDVMLTRDGVPILMHDETLERTTHCKGAVAALTLAEIRACDPRVPTLAEAIGMCERLGLWANVELKPAAGHEEETGAVVGRWLARHWHGQGVISSFSEKSALAARHELPEAAFALLCDRLPEDWQARLSRLGAVAVHLNAVHADEATAHDLASAGIPWAAWTVNDRATAERLFTLGAAAIFTDRPDLW
- a CDS encoding extracellular solute-binding protein; this encodes MKHSFLSLAAGVLLAMPGLLQAAPKTKPAAAPVAPPQEIVLRHALSGPALDAFATLVLRFNDAEAKLKSGAGRIVLEDAQGVAERARLPHLALFDEDDALAMFGTRPRFRPLHQVMATGKQAFDVKAFYPQVFDAVDDLAGRMQALPIALSLPVLFYNKTAFTKAGLDPNTPPKTWWEVQEAAGKLREAGWQCPLTSSRFAWVHVENVAAQHGEPLVVKDGKQDRLAINNMVNVKHMALLTSWQKSHYFVYSGPGREGDERFAKGECAMLTGESSLYALLKRQQPEFPLGVAALPHYDDVYGAKPKQVLPDGASLWVLAADKKPEQQVIARFIAFLMRPDVQRDWVRATGFLPMTPAAMQALRESGVDPAILAQADARLSMPKRDAARTKNGFGKSRIRAILDEEVEFVWGNQKPPKAALDAAVARAQPLFAPAAKP
- a CDS encoding DEAD/DEAH box helicase; translation: MKFSDLGLAPEILRAVQDAGYLEPTPIQAQAIPAVLAGHDVMGGAQTGTGKTASFTLPLLHKLARHANTSPSPARHPVRALILTPTRELAMQVEESVKTYGKYLPLRSVCIYGGVDMKAQITALKEGREIVVATPGRLLDHVEQKTVNFGAVEFLVLDEADRMLDMGFIPDIKRILALLPTTRQSLLFSATFSDEIKKLADAMLKSPLLIEVARRNTVSETITHRVHPVAAERKRYLLKHLLEDPAMRQVLVFVGTKFGAARLATWLARQGIQATAIHGDKSQQERTRALDAFKSGQARVLVATDVAARGLDIDDLPHVINYELPRVAEDYVHRIGRTGRAGKTGEATSLVAPEEMKQLAEIEKLTRFKIERVVVPGFEPGAAGPAAEREERPERAGRGHKQDRRAGHGPKAPIDHLPAPAAHLPRVPQQPMIAADGFDFSQPYTPKEVPAAPPSDTKSALAERHPRKPLRPVAALLGGFAKKPENPA
- a CDS encoding fumarylacetoacetate hydrolase family protein → MKLVRFGPQGREKPGLIDRDGRLRDLSAHCATIGWEELSPAGLKRLSRIDPATLPVVKGKPRLGVPFTGISKIVGVGLNYRDHAKETGAAIPTEPVLFMKATTAINGPFDDIVLPRGSTMTDWEAELGVVIGKTARYVEESQALAHVAGYVTFHDVSERDFQKNRGGSWDKGKGCDSFAPIGPWLVTRDEVPDPQRLRVWCEVNGERRQDGNTADMIFPVAHLVSYISQFMTLLPGDVICTGTPAGVGLGMKPPRFLKAGDVVRIGVEGLGEQCQKVVAS
- a CDS encoding DOMON-like domain-containing protein, whose product is MSQAIHATLAAHPDNPQGFVQRVGVTVLQKDDGTLKLAYTIHCPAGLMRVPTREAPAPAGALWQTTCCELFVAADSDCAYREFNFSPSGQWAAYDFAAYREPLKPGAPIPAPLLWSHYRDGSLRLDASLSPSALPAGRHLRCALAVVVERHDGRLGYWALAHPAGPPDFHHPTSFLLAFPRPR
- a CDS encoding exo-beta-N-acetylmuramidase NamZ family protein; the protein is MKFGLDRLIEDAALRRPLAGRRVALLAHPASTTRALTHALDALAALPEIRLTAAFGPQHGLRGDKQDNMIESADFVDPRHGIPVFSLYGAVRRPTAAMMESFDVLLVDLQDLGCRVYTFVTTLRYVLEAAARHGKAVWVLDRPNPVGRPIEGLLLEPGWESFVGAGPMPMRHGLTLGELARWFVVSLRLDVECEVITMQGWDADAAPGFGWPLLERAWINPSPNAPNLSMARCYAGTVMLEGTTLSEGRGTTRPLELFGAPDIDSARLLAEMQRLAPDWLAGCILRPCWFEPTFHKHAGKLCQGLQIHVDDPAHYDHRRFKPWRLMALAFKAIRRLWPDYPLWRDFPYEYETQRLAIDVINGGPTLRAWVDDPAATPADLDALAAKDEAAWQEASTSYLLYA